Proteins encoded within one genomic window of Amycolatopsis nigrescens CSC17Ta-90:
- a CDS encoding LLM class flavin-dependent oxidoreductase, with product MKIGVNLPGFGVAGADGVRSHAQHAEQAGLESVWVGDHLLATRPLLDSTLVLATAAAVTERIKVGFGVFLPGLRPAAWSAKQIASLQHLSGDRVLLGVGSGGDVHGPSGWRAVGLEYSRRGALTDAALDLLPGLITGRETIVDGEPVTLAPGAAMPPVLVGGGQAALRRAARFGDEWYPAFSSPAEIAAGARRLAELAEEYGRPVPGITVGLSVGLGDLPSSIVDGQVRGLTEYGMSDEQARDALLLGGPAQAAERLAALAELGAGRVIAMPFTEDRLRQHDLLAETAALL from the coding sequence ATGAAGATCGGGGTGAACCTGCCGGGGTTCGGGGTGGCCGGGGCGGACGGGGTGCGTTCGCACGCTCAGCACGCCGAGCAGGCCGGGCTGGAGTCGGTGTGGGTCGGCGACCATCTGCTGGCCACCCGCCCGTTGCTGGACAGCACACTGGTGCTGGCCACCGCGGCCGCGGTCACCGAGCGGATCAAGGTCGGTTTCGGGGTGTTCCTGCCCGGCCTGCGGCCAGCCGCCTGGTCGGCGAAGCAGATCGCAAGCCTGCAGCACCTCTCCGGCGACCGGGTGCTGCTCGGCGTCGGCTCCGGCGGGGATGTGCACGGGCCGTCGGGCTGGCGCGCGGTCGGCCTGGAGTATTCGCGACGCGGTGCGCTCACCGATGCCGCGCTCGACCTGCTGCCGGGGCTGATCACCGGGAGAGAGACCATTGTGGACGGTGAGCCGGTGACGCTGGCGCCCGGTGCGGCCATGCCGCCGGTACTGGTCGGCGGTGGACAGGCGGCGCTGCGCCGGGCCGCGCGGTTCGGCGACGAGTGGTACCCGGCCTTTTCCAGTCCGGCCGAGATCGCGGCCGGCGCGCGGCGGCTGGCCGAGCTCGCCGAGGAGTACGGTCGGCCGGTACCAGGTATCACGGTCGGCCTCAGCGTCGGACTCGGCGACCTGCCGTCGTCCATAGTGGACGGTCAGGTGCGCGGGCTGACCGAGTACGGGATGAGCGACGAGCAGGCGCGGGACGCGCTGCTGCTCGGTGGCCCTGCCCAGGCCGCCGAGCGGCTCGCCGCACTGGCGGAACTGGGCGCCGGCCGGGTGATCGCGATGCCCTTCACCGAGGATCGTCTGCGCCAGCACGATCTTCTCGCCGAAACCGCCGCGCTGCTCTGA
- a CDS encoding zinc metalloprotease, which translates to MRTQERIRRVLRTAAVSILTLSCVVLPGAAAQAAGPSTAECVTPDNTATRSKDGHVNDVSPAEAAAVERDLRSRLAARGPAAAATTVPVYFHVITAGSTGDIPAATINQQLSVLNSAYSGAGFSFQLAGTERTDRAAWYNGLAPGSAAERQMKTALRKGGANALNVYTASLGQDLLGWATFPWSYASSPTMDGVVILDESVPGGSATNYDEGDTATHEVGHWLGLYHTFQGGCSTQNDYVADTPAERTATSGCPANKNTCPAAGNDPIHNFMDYSYDSCMYEFTSGQGTRMTSSWSAYRA; encoded by the coding sequence ATGAGAACTCAGGAGCGCATCCGACGAGTCCTGCGAACCGCCGCCGTCTCGATACTGACCTTGTCCTGCGTGGTGCTGCCGGGAGCGGCCGCGCAGGCCGCCGGCCCCTCGACGGCGGAGTGCGTCACCCCGGACAACACCGCGACGAGGAGCAAGGACGGTCACGTCAACGACGTCAGCCCGGCCGAAGCCGCAGCTGTGGAAAGGGATCTGCGGTCCCGTCTCGCCGCGCGGGGACCAGCAGCGGCGGCCACCACCGTGCCGGTCTACTTCCACGTGATCACCGCCGGCAGCACCGGCGACATTCCCGCCGCGACCATCAATCAGCAGCTGTCCGTGCTGAACAGCGCCTACTCCGGGGCGGGCTTCAGCTTCCAGCTGGCAGGAACCGAACGCACCGACCGGGCCGCCTGGTACAACGGCCTCGCGCCGGGCTCCGCGGCCGAGCGGCAGATGAAAACCGCGCTGCGCAAGGGCGGAGCCAACGCGCTCAACGTCTACACCGCCTCGCTCGGCCAGGACCTGCTCGGCTGGGCGACCTTCCCGTGGAGCTACGCGTCCAGTCCCACCATGGACGGCGTGGTGATCCTGGACGAGTCGGTGCCGGGCGGGTCGGCGACCAACTACGACGAGGGCGACACCGCCACGCACGAGGTCGGGCACTGGCTCGGGCTCTACCACACCTTCCAGGGCGGCTGCTCCACGCAGAACGACTACGTCGCCGACACTCCGGCCGAGCGCACCGCTACCTCGGGCTGCCCGGCGAACAAGAACACCTGCCCCGCCGCCGGAAACGACCCGATCCACAACTTCATGGACTACAGCTACGACAGCTGCATGTACGAGTTCACCTCCGGCCAGGGCACCCGGATGACCTCTTCCTGGTCCGCCTACCGCGCCTGA